In Bordetella genomosp. 10, the genomic window GCGGCGGCCATCGCCTTCCTGCTGTCCGACGACGCCGGTTTCATCACCGGCCAGGTGCTGGGCGTGGACGGCGGCGGCAGCATCGCCGGCCGCGGCTGAACCCGGCGGGGCGGGCGCGCGTTTGCGCGCGTGTCCATCGCGCATGAGGAGGCAGCCCCGCGGGAAACACGCTGGCCGCGCGCGCGGCCGCGCCTTTCAACGCGTCTCCGCCGCGCCGGCCAGGCGCATTCGCTAAACTGCCGGCATGGCCAAATCCCGAACCGTCTACGTCTGTGCCGAATGCGGCGGCACCAGCCTCAAGTGGCAGGGCAAGTGCCCGCATTGCAACGCCTGGAACACCCTGGCGGAAACCGTCGAAAGCCCGGCCTCCGCGGCCGCCGCGCAGCATCGCTATGCCCCCCTGGCGGCGGCCAGCCCGGTGCGCAGCCTCGCCGAGATCGAGGCGCGCGAAGTGCCGCGCCAGCCCACCGGCCTGGACGAATTCGACCGCGTCCTGGGCGGCGGCCTGGTGGCGGGCGCGGTGGTGCTGATCGGCGGCGACCCCGGCATCGGCAAGTCCACCTTGCTGCTGCAGGCGCTGGCTTCCATGTCGGCCGGCGCCAAGGTGCTGTACGTGACCGGCGAAGAGTCGGCCGAGCAGGTCGCGCTGCGCGCGCGCCGGCTGGGGCTGCCGACGGGCAACGTCGACCTGCTGGCGGAAATCCGGCTGGAAGCCATCCAGGCCGCCGTCGCCGAACAGCAGCCGGTGGTCGCGGTCATCGACTCCATCCAGACCCTCTACAGCAGCGAATTGACGGCGGCGCCCGGCTCGGTGTCGCAGGTGCGCGAATGCGCCGCCCAGCTCACCCGCCTGGCCAAGCAGACCGGCATCGCCATCGTCATGATCGGCCACGTCACCAAGGACGGCGCGCTGGCGGGCCCGCGGGTGCTCGAGCACATCGTCGACACCGTGCTGTATTTCGAGGGCGATACCCATTCCTCGTACCGCCTGGTGCGCGCCTTCAAGAACCGCTTCGGCGCGGTCAACGAGCTGGGCGTGTTCGCGATGACGGATCGCGGCCTGCGCGGCGTGGCCAATCCCTCGGCCTTGTTCCTGTCGCAGCACGACCGCCAGGTGGCGGGTTCCTGCGTGATGGCCACCCAGGAAGGCACGCGGCCGCTGCTGGTGGAGATCCAGGCCCTGGTCGACGCCGCGCACGCGCCCAATCCCAAGCGCCTGACAGTGGGCCTGGAAAGCAACCGCCTGGCCATGCTGCTGGCGGTGCTGCACCGGCACGCGGGCGTGGTGACCTCGGACCAGGACGTGTTCGTCAACGCGGTGGGCGGCGTGCGCATCAGCGAGCCGGCCGCCGATTTGCCGGTGCTGCTGTCCATTATGTCGTCCTTGCGCGATCGCCCGCTGCCGCGCGGGCTGGTGACCTTCGGGGAGGTGGGGCTGGCCGGCGAAATCCGTCCGGCGCCGCGCGGCCAGGAACGCCTGCGCGAGGCCGCGAAACTGGGCTTCAACGTGGCGCTGATTCCCAAGGCCAATGCGCCGCGGCAGCCGATCGAGGGCCTGGAAGTATGGGCCTGCGACCGCCTGGAAGACGCCCTGGATAAATTGAAGGAAGCCTGACGGGTAGTCCGCGCGCGGCCAGGGCGGCGGCTTTTGCGATTATTCGCGGGATGCGCGGCATTATCCGCGAACGTGCCGGCGGATTATCCGGGCGGCCCGCGGCGAATATCCAAATTCGAAAGACCGCGCTTTTACTTTCGGCTTCTTTTTAAGATAAACGACAGCTTGGGCGTTAAAGAAGCTGCGTAATTCCCGTGCGGAGCGCGGAAAATCCGCGTATTCGCATCACGTTGCATCGGGTATGAAATTTTTTTGAGTTTGCATGAAACCTTCCATGAACTCCCTGCTCAAACGCAGTACGGGGAACGCGGCAAGATCGCCGTGCCCGTGGAATCAAGGCCCGGTGGCCTTATTAATTCTGGAGTCATTCATGACCACTCGCTCCCGCATTGCTGCTTTTCTGTCCGTCTCGGCGCTGACGATCGGTCTGGCCGCGGCGCCGGCGGCCTTCGCCGCCGATGCTTCGACGACCGCCAAGCCCAAGACCTCGCAAACCCACAAGCACAAGAAGGCCAAGAAGTCCGGCGCCAAGTCGTCCGCCAAGACGGCCCCCGCCACCCCGGCCAAGTAATTTCGCGGGCACCGAGGTCCAGGGCGAAGCTTTCGCGAGGAAGCTTCGCCTTTTTTTTTGCCGTTTCTGGGCAAAAAACGCTTCCCGGGGCCTTTTCTCTTTTGCTTATTCCCCCGGCGCATGACGGGGCCGGCGGGACTTTTTCTCACTGCAGAGCGCCAGACTATCGTCAGGTTTAGGTACGATACGCCCATGCCCGCATCCTCCGCCGCCGCCGCTTTCTCCGCCGCGCCGCCCGCTTCCCCTCACGGCTTCCTGCACGCCTTGCGCCTGGGCGCGCGCGCGTTCCTGCGCGACACCCGCGCCGGCGAGCTGCGCCTGCTGGTCATCGCCTTGATCGTCGCGGTAGCCGCCGTGACCAGCGTCGGCTTCCTGGCGGACCGGGTAGGGCGCGCGCTGGAACGCGACGCCGCGCAGATGCTGGGCGCCGACGTGGTGCTCGACGCCGACGCGCCGCTGCCGCCCGCCTTCGAGCAGCGCGCCTTGCAGGAAGGCCTGAAGCTGGTCCACACCTGGCAGTTCCCCTCCATGGCGGGCGCCGGCGACAATGCCCAACTGGTGTCCTTGAAGGCCGTCGAGCCGGGCTATCCGCTGCGCGGCAGCCTGCGCACGGCCGACGCGCCGTTCGGCGCCGATACGCCCACGCGCGACGTGCCCGAACCCGGCACGGTCTGGGTGGACCCGCAGTTGCTGGGCATGCTCGACGTCGCGGTGGGCGGCACCTTGACGCTCGGCGACTCGCGTTTCCGCATCGCCCGCGTGGTGACCTACGAGCCGGATCGCAGCCTGCAATTCGTCAACGTCTCGCCGCGCGTCATGATGCGCGCCGACGACCTGCCCGCCACGCATCTGATCGCGCCGGGCAGC contains:
- the radA gene encoding DNA repair protein RadA; translation: MAKSRTVYVCAECGGTSLKWQGKCPHCNAWNTLAETVESPASAAAAQHRYAPLAAASPVRSLAEIEAREVPRQPTGLDEFDRVLGGGLVAGAVVLIGGDPGIGKSTLLLQALASMSAGAKVLYVTGEESAEQVALRARRLGLPTGNVDLLAEIRLEAIQAAVAEQQPVVAVIDSIQTLYSSELTAAPGSVSQVRECAAQLTRLAKQTGIAIVMIGHVTKDGALAGPRVLEHIVDTVLYFEGDTHSSYRLVRAFKNRFGAVNELGVFAMTDRGLRGVANPSALFLSQHDRQVAGSCVMATQEGTRPLLVEIQALVDAAHAPNPKRLTVGLESNRLAMLLAVLHRHAGVVTSDQDVFVNAVGGVRISEPAADLPVLLSIMSSLRDRPLPRGLVTFGEVGLAGEIRPAPRGQERLREAAKLGFNVALIPKANAPRQPIEGLEVWACDRLEDALDKLKEA